A genomic window from Ascaphus truei isolate aAscTru1 chromosome 1, aAscTru1.hap1, whole genome shotgun sequence includes:
- the LOC142467914 gene encoding uncharacterized protein LOC142467914 has translation MLSCVRYIFFLCFAIVSSFLTSFYFHEFKGKETESRRDISYIAEGSLTPLGDNRTLILSPYYDSRGTKVIRVLAIIHHEVGELYCRFHCEHKEHVPVRAAIELHSDRFGFPYGTADLLCTEPADCDYNYVSVHWSSSGDVEQSPVFEIRNRAPESFSANFTVCISTLYGNYKNVLQLIQSIEMYKLLGAHRVTIYRNSCHETVDKVLQYYVKEGFMEVISWPIDRYLRTSDKWHYSLDPNSEIGYYAQTATLNDCIYRNMYRSKFVLLNDIDEIILPVKHRDWKSLMNSLQEQYPQTSIFLVENHVFPTSIKGSELNMWSNISGVNILHNTYREPNDPNAFNNRKMIVDPRKVFQSSVHSALKADGQSTNLPPDAAILFHCKKATRPELTQEALIEDQTILRYNVSLARSVDHVARNICPDPASLCRDQFRLLLG, from the coding sequence ATGCTGTCCTGCGTAAGATACATCTTCTTCCTGTGTTTTGCAATTGTTTCCTCTTTTCTGACATCATTCTATTTCCATGAATTCAAAGGAAAAGAAACTGAAAGCAGAAGGGATATAAGTTACATTGCTGAGGGTTCCTTAACACCCCTGGGAGATAACAGAACCTTAATCCTGTCCCCGTATTATGACTCCAGGGGAACCAAAGTGATCCGAGTACTTGCAATAATTCACCATGAAGTGGGGGAGCTTTACTGCCGGTTTCACTGTGAACATAAGGAGCATGTTCCTGTTAGAGCAGCAATAGAACTTCATTCAGACCGATTTGGGTTTCCTTATGGGACAGCGGATCTCCTGTGCACAGAACCGGCTGACTGTGATTATAATTATGTGTCGGTCCATTGGTCCAGTTCCGGAGATGTTGAGCAGAGTCCAGTGTTTGAAATCAGAAACCGAGCTCCCGAGTCGTTCTCGGCAAATTTCACGGTCTGTATTTCTACTCTCTATGGAAATTATAAGAATGTTTTACAGCTGATCCAAAGCATTGAGATGTATAAACTGCTCGGAGCACACAGAGTCACCATCTACAGGAACAGCTGCCACGAGACTGTGGATAAAGTCTTACAATATTACGTTAAAGAAGGATTCATGGAAGTCATATCATGGCCAATAGACCGATACCTGCGGACATCTGATAAATGGCATTATTCCTTAGATCCCAACAGTGAAATTGGCTATTATGCACAAACAGCAACTTTAAATGATTGTATCTATAGAAACATGTACAGAAGTAAGTTTGTTCTCCTCAATGACATCGATGAAATTATTCTCCCAGTGAAACACCGGGACTGGAAATCCCTGATGAACAGTCTTCAAGAGCAATATCCACAGACCAGCATCTTCCTTGTTGAAAATCATGTTTTCCCAACATCGATTAAAGGGTCTGAATTGAACATGTGGAGTAATATTTCCGGGGTTAATATCTTGCATAACACCTACAGAGAACCTAACGATCCAAATGCCTTCAATAACCGCAAAATGATAGTAGATCCCAGAAAGGTGTTTCAGTCATCGGTCCATTCTGCTTTAAAGGCGGACGGACAATCTACAAACCTACCCCCCGATGCTGCTATTCTCTTCCACTGTAAGAAAGCCACTCGGCCAGAACTTACCCAGGAGGCTCTCATTGAAGACCAAACAATCCTGCGATACAATGTGTCCTTAGCTCGGAGTGTGGATCATGTGGCTCGGAACATTTGCCCAGATCCCGCTTCACTTTGTAGGGATCAGTTCAGGTTGTTGTTGGGTTGA